In Vibrio sp. STUT-A11, a genomic segment contains:
- the mltF gene encoding membrane-bound lytic murein transglycosylase MltF gives MQISQFNRLKRSVLLFASVLLLSACQIESTPKSEFQKIQERGVLRVGTLNNQLSYYIGPDGPAGLDYELARKFAEELGVKLEIKPAFRQADLFPALKKGDIDIIATGLNQTSQAVKRFRPGPAYYYVSQQVVYKKGQLRPRSIERLITYQATQAGASEEDSNAAANTLQIVEQSQYVPTLTALKKQHPELQFEIVGDADTRDLLKNVSTGDLRFTVTDSVELSLAQRLYPDLALAFELTEDQPVSWFTRRSEDESLYAMLIEFFGNIKQSGELASLEEKYIGHIEAFDYVDTRAFIRALDDKLPKWSALFQKYSEEFDWRLIAALAYQESHWKPKAKSPTGVRGMMMLTLPTAKSVGVTNRLDPEQSVRGGVEYLRRIVARVPETISDHEKIWFALASYNIGYGHMLDARRLTKAQGGDPNAWADVKDRLPLLRQKRFYSQTRYGYARGDEARNYVENIRRYYQSIIGHVSQKPVVDESTEDLQVIPPLNPDTLVSGAVESITETVSGAVEGVPEPTTERIEDAKPGRSGASETTEDDDTTLEAIPE, from the coding sequence ATGCAAATTAGCCAGTTCAACCGACTTAAGCGCAGCGTCTTACTTTTCGCTTCTGTGCTACTACTTTCTGCCTGCCAAATTGAGTCGACCCCAAAAAGTGAATTCCAAAAAATACAGGAACGTGGCGTTCTTCGAGTTGGTACACTTAACAACCAGCTTTCTTATTACATAGGCCCTGATGGCCCTGCCGGTTTAGATTATGAGCTTGCACGCAAGTTCGCTGAAGAACTTGGTGTAAAACTTGAGATCAAACCAGCATTTCGCCAAGCCGATCTATTTCCGGCACTGAAGAAAGGCGACATTGATATTATTGCCACAGGCTTGAACCAGACATCTCAAGCGGTGAAACGTTTTCGACCTGGCCCGGCGTACTACTATGTCAGCCAGCAAGTCGTGTATAAAAAAGGACAACTGCGCCCTCGCAGCATTGAACGACTGATAACGTATCAAGCTACGCAAGCTGGTGCTTCTGAAGAAGATAGCAACGCCGCAGCAAATACACTGCAAATCGTTGAACAGTCCCAATATGTTCCAACACTGACGGCATTAAAAAAGCAGCATCCAGAGCTACAGTTTGAAATCGTCGGTGATGCTGATACGCGAGACTTGCTGAAAAACGTATCCACTGGCGATCTGCGCTTTACCGTAACAGACTCGGTTGAGCTGTCGCTGGCCCAGCGCCTTTATCCCGATCTGGCTTTGGCTTTTGAGTTAACAGAAGATCAACCAGTATCTTGGTTTACCCGTCGTTCAGAAGACGAAAGCTTGTACGCAATGCTGATTGAGTTCTTTGGTAACATCAAGCAATCCGGTGAGCTCGCCTCCCTGGAAGAAAAGTACATCGGACATATCGAAGCGTTTGATTATGTGGATACTCGCGCGTTCATTCGTGCACTGGATGACAAACTTCCTAAATGGTCGGCCCTATTCCAAAAGTACAGCGAAGAGTTTGATTGGCGCTTAATCGCAGCGTTGGCTTATCAAGAATCTCATTGGAAGCCAAAAGCAAAGTCTCCAACCGGAGTACGCGGTATGATGATGCTCACCTTACCAACAGCGAAAAGTGTAGGCGTGACCAACCGTCTCGATCCTGAGCAGTCTGTCCGTGGTGGTGTGGAATACTTGCGTCGCATTGTCGCTCGCGTACCCGAAACGATTAGTGACCACGAAAAAATTTGGTTCGCACTTGCATCCTATAACATTGGTTACGGTCATATGCTGGACGCTCGACGCCTGACAAAAGCACAAGGCGGTGATCCAAATGCATGGGCAGATGTCAAAGACAGACTGCCTTTACTGCGTCAAAAACGCTTCTACAGCCAAACGCGTTACGGCTACGCTCGAGGAGATGAAGCGCGTAATTACGTTGAGAATATTCGTCGATACTATCAGTCAATTATTGGCCACGTTAGTCAAAAGCCAGTAGTAGACGAAAGTACTGAGGACCTGCAAGTCATCCCACCGCTTAATCCCGACACCCTCGTGTCTGGTGCAGTGGAAAGTATCACTGAAACAGTATCGGGCGCTGTAGAGGGTGTACCGGAACCAACAACAGAGCGGATAGAGGATGCAAAACCGGGGAGGTCAGGCGCTTCTGAAACAACAGAGGACGACGATACAACGCTAGAAGCCATACCCGAATAA
- the tadA gene encoding tRNA adenosine(34) deaminase TadA, which translates to MSDLQFTPQDEQFMRRAIELADLAEAEGEVPVGAVLVKDGEIIAEGWNRSICTHDATAHAEIQTLRRAGQVLENYRLLDTTLYVTLEPCPMCAGALLHSRVKRVVFGAPDLKAGAAGTVLNLFESQAAYHFATVEKGLLEAECRSQLQAFFKRRRKEIKAKKQAEKALQSDQIKNGD; encoded by the coding sequence TTGTCTGACCTTCAATTTACTCCCCAAGACGAACAATTTATGCGCCGAGCTATCGAGTTGGCTGATCTGGCTGAGGCAGAAGGCGAAGTGCCTGTTGGTGCCGTCTTGGTAAAAGATGGGGAGATCATTGCAGAGGGCTGGAACCGTTCGATCTGTACTCATGACGCAACAGCACATGCCGAGATTCAAACATTGCGCAGAGCCGGACAAGTCTTAGAGAACTATCGCTTACTAGATACCACGCTTTACGTGACGTTAGAGCCTTGCCCGATGTGTGCTGGCGCACTGTTACACAGCCGCGTGAAGCGAGTGGTGTTTGGGGCTCCGGATCTGAAAGCGGGTGCTGCAGGAACAGTATTAAACTTATTTGAAAGTCAGGCTGCATACCATTTTGCAACGGTTGAAAAAGGGTTATTAGAAGCAGAGTGTCGAAGTCAGTTACAAGCTTTTTTTAAACGTCGCCGTAAAGAGATCAAAGCAAAGAAACAGGCTGAAAAAGCATTGCAGAGTGATCAGATAAAAAATGGCGATTGA
- a CDS encoding AbgT family transporter, producing MSNQAINKAPSSKPSGMDRFLNFIERAGNKIPDPAILFFWALVITWAASALLSNVSFDLVNPRTGEALAVKNLLTGDALASFLANMVTTFTGFAPLGIVLVAMLGVGVADSSGFITTGLKKMLSFTPAKLLTPMLILVAIVSHTAADAGYVLVIPLGGIIFHAAGRHPLAGIAAAFAGVSGGFSANFIPSGIDPLLAGFTQTAAQVLDPEYVVNPLANIFFTGISSVIIVAIGWYVTEKIIEPRLAKTPVDEDAEEAPDLGSFSEIESKAFRYAGWSMLAGIALLVVALIPENSALRSPEGEITAFSAPIMKSIVPLIFILFIIPGYVYGKVSGTFKSSNDIIKAMADTMSTMGAYIVMSFFCAQFLSAFAQSNIGTMLALYGAEGLKAMNLPGEATIIGMILLTASVNLLIGSASAKWALIGPILVPMLMAVGISPELSQAAYRVGDSVSNIISPLMVFFPLVVVYCQRYVKSTGIGTLASLMMPFSIAMLIGWSIFLVVYWMIGIPLGIQAPYTYTM from the coding sequence ATGAGTAACCAAGCAATTAATAAGGCGCCATCTTCTAAGCCGAGTGGGATGGATCGCTTTCTAAACTTTATTGAGCGTGCAGGTAATAAAATTCCTGATCCTGCGATTTTGTTCTTTTGGGCTCTGGTCATTACCTGGGCGGCATCCGCACTTTTATCGAATGTCTCTTTCGATCTTGTAAACCCCCGAACCGGCGAAGCTTTGGCGGTTAAAAACCTTCTAACTGGTGATGCACTAGCGAGTTTTCTTGCAAATATGGTGACGACATTCACTGGATTTGCACCGCTAGGCATCGTACTAGTGGCGATGTTAGGCGTGGGTGTTGCTGACTCTTCTGGCTTTATCACCACGGGTCTTAAGAAGATGCTGAGCTTTACGCCTGCGAAGCTTCTTACGCCAATGCTTATTTTGGTTGCGATTGTCTCGCACACCGCAGCAGACGCTGGTTACGTTCTGGTTATCCCTCTGGGGGGGATTATTTTCCATGCGGCTGGTCGTCATCCTCTAGCTGGTATCGCGGCAGCGTTCGCAGGTGTATCAGGTGGTTTTTCAGCAAACTTTATTCCTTCTGGTATCGATCCACTACTGGCTGGTTTCACACAAACGGCAGCACAGGTTCTTGATCCAGAATATGTTGTTAACCCATTAGCGAACATCTTCTTTACTGGTATCTCATCAGTCATAATTGTGGCTATCGGTTGGTATGTTACTGAGAAAATTATCGAACCACGTTTGGCTAAAACTCCAGTAGACGAAGATGCAGAAGAAGCTCCGGACCTAGGTTCGTTTTCTGAAATTGAGTCAAAAGCATTCCGCTATGCGGGTTGGTCGATGCTGGCTGGTATTGCATTGCTTGTTGTGGCGTTAATTCCAGAGAACTCTGCATTGCGCTCACCTGAAGGCGAAATCACTGCATTCTCAGCACCAATCATGAAGTCGATCGTTCCATTGATCTTCATTCTGTTTATCATCCCTGGTTACGTATACGGTAAAGTTTCTGGCACATTCAAATCAAGCAACGACATTATTAAGGCGATGGCAGACACCATGTCGACGATGGGTGCTTACATCGTTATGTCTTTCTTCTGTGCTCAATTCTTGTCTGCTTTTGCTCAGTCAAATATTGGTACTATGCTAGCGCTGTATGGAGCTGAAGGCCTTAAAGCAATGAACCTTCCTGGTGAAGCAACCATCATTGGTATGATTCTGCTAACGGCTTCTGTAAACCTGCTTATTGGTTCTGCTTCTGCGAAATGGGCACTAATCGGTCCAATTCTGGTTCCTATGCTAATGGCGGTTGGTATCTCTCCTGAGTTGTCTCAGGCGGCATACCGTGTCGGTGATTCTGTATCGAACATCATTTCACCTCTGATGGTATTTTTCCCGCTAGTCGTGGTGTACTGTCAACGTTACGTGAAGTCGACAGGTATTGGTACGCTTGCATCACTGATGATGCCATTCTCGATCGCTATGCTGATCGGTTGGTCAATCTTCCTCGTTGTTTACTGGATGATTGGTATCCCTCTAGGTATCCAGGCGCCATACACTTACACCATGTAA
- a CDS encoding prepilin-type N-terminal cleavage/methylation domain-containing protein has protein sequence MISKQQGFSLLEVLIAFLLLGVGALGLTRLNVYLERESDYAIQSLEALRLAENKLEWFRTRGASSAVPAMPIADFDSIATGSSTSGAYSLQWQIPPATVSGSLKTIIITSSWEDRVGQTQSVQLKTMISRYSEFDK, from the coding sequence ATGATCTCTAAACAGCAAGGATTTAGTTTACTCGAAGTCTTGATTGCTTTTCTTCTTCTCGGAGTAGGAGCATTAGGTTTAACAAGGCTAAATGTGTACTTAGAGCGCGAATCGGACTATGCGATTCAAAGTCTCGAGGCTCTTCGTCTGGCCGAAAACAAACTCGAATGGTTTCGCACCCGTGGTGCATCTTCTGCCGTTCCTGCAATGCCCATCGCCGATTTCGATTCTATCGCTACTGGCTCTTCAACTTCAGGGGCTTACAGCCTTCAATGGCAGATACCACCCGCAACCGTCTCGGGTTCGCTCAAGACCATTATTATTACTTCAAGCTGGGAAGACAGGGTGGGACAGACCCAGTCTGTTCAGTTGAAAACGATGATTTCTCGTTATAGCGAATTTGATAAATAG
- a CDS encoding prepilin-type N-terminal cleavage/methylation domain-containing protein, with the protein MTTQSVSLRYQRGSSLIELMISSLIGLILLGVIGSVFLSLQKTAREKSLELHLLQGINLTFAMMKEDIQRAGYDGGNGNSLKVSGSINTITLSGASSIGFVYFKKGSPANKDYRNIKYEKRDTRLLICEKGVVSQAQILTFDGIDFCRSLFDEDIFQVTQFSVGSETVTNGKTTSALTEVQLGLQTVDGSVSKVETVSIKQRNWQ; encoded by the coding sequence ATGACTACCCAGAGTGTTAGTCTGCGCTATCAAAGAGGCAGCTCTTTAATCGAGCTCATGATCAGTTCTTTAATTGGTTTAATTCTATTAGGTGTGATTGGCTCGGTCTTTCTTAGCTTGCAAAAAACAGCAAGAGAGAAAAGTTTGGAATTACATCTCCTACAGGGGATTAACCTTACTTTTGCAATGATGAAAGAAGATATTCAACGTGCTGGCTACGATGGTGGAAACGGTAATTCGCTTAAGGTATCTGGCTCTATAAATACAATAACGTTAAGCGGCGCTTCTTCTATTGGTTTTGTTTATTTCAAAAAAGGCTCTCCGGCTAACAAAGACTATCGAAATATTAAGTATGAGAAGCGCGATACTCGACTTTTAATATGTGAAAAAGGTGTGGTTTCACAAGCTCAGATATTAACTTTTGATGGCATAGATTTTTGTCGCTCTTTATTTGATGAGGATATTTTCCAGGTCACGCAATTTTCAGTGGGTTCAGAAACCGTTACGAATGGAAAAACGACAAGTGCATTAACCGAGGTGCAGTTAGGTTTACAAACGGTTGATGGCTCTGTTAGTAAAGTGGAAACAGTCTCAATTAAGCAAAGGAACTGGCAATGA
- a CDS encoding GspH/FimT family pseudopilin — MPRGFTLLELLITVSVLSILLAVAAPSFNRVSQTVQMQGLATELFGFLNQSRSEAVMRNTKLYVHFSMDKDNTIDNGNWSLNLTDSSVSGGKSILHLSGSPYSELSINHNYDAKYISFEAVRGRPNSGSIEFLSTNNKNSKLKIKLSNPPGRIKVCSISGAKLYDYPEC; from the coding sequence ATGCCTCGCGGGTTTACGTTGTTGGAGCTACTTATTACGGTATCGGTGCTGAGTATTTTATTGGCCGTTGCGGCACCAAGTTTTAACCGTGTTTCTCAAACCGTACAAATGCAAGGCCTTGCAACAGAACTGTTTGGATTTCTGAATCAAAGTAGGTCAGAAGCGGTGATGAGAAATACAAAGTTGTACGTGCATTTTTCGATGGATAAAGATAACACTATTGATAATGGAAATTGGTCACTTAACTTGACGGATTCCTCCGTTTCTGGCGGAAAGAGCATATTACATTTATCCGGTTCACCTTATTCAGAGTTGTCTATAAATCACAACTATGACGCGAAATATATAAGCTTTGAAGCAGTAAGAGGACGCCCGAACTCTGGGAGTATAGAGTTTCTTTCAACTAACAATAAGAATTCTAAACTGAAAATCAAACTTTCTAACCCTCCTGGCCGTATTAAAGTTTGCAGTATATCGGGAGCAAAATTATATGACTACCCAGAGTGTTAG
- a CDS encoding type IV pilin protein, with protein sequence MIRIYRCNSYKIRLSGMTLIELLIVVVIVGIIAAMVYPSYTNYVIKSHRTVALSDISRIQLALETSYDDGYDWSSIISGGNCSICDSENDRFTFSIVSSATTAYTITATAKSDLGQDGDRCFPSGVNALKLTATNVESPSACWN encoded by the coding sequence ATGATTCGGATATATCGTTGTAACAGCTACAAAATAAGATTAAGCGGGATGACATTGATCGAATTACTGATAGTAGTCGTGATTGTCGGAATCATTGCGGCGATGGTCTATCCCTCTTATACGAATTATGTCATTAAGTCGCACCGGACCGTGGCGCTAAGCGATATCAGCCGTATCCAACTCGCGTTAGAAACCTCTTATGATGATGGGTATGACTGGAGTTCTATTATTTCGGGAGGCAATTGCTCGATATGTGATTCTGAAAACGATCGCTTTACTTTTTCCATCGTGAGTTCCGCAACCACGGCTTATACCATTACTGCAACAGCAAAATCCGATCTTGGCCAAGATGGGGACAGGTGCTTCCCCTCAGGAGTCAATGCACTCAAACTCACCGCAACCAATGTTGAATCGCCAAGCGCATGTTGGAACTGA
- the dnaJ gene encoding molecular chaperone DnaJ: protein MSKRDFYEVLGVSRDASERDIKKAYKRLAMKFHPDRNQGDDSAADKFKEVKEAYEVLTDPQKKAAYDQYGHAAFEQGGGGFGGGGFGGGGADFGDIFGDVFGDIFGGGRRGGGGGHRAQRGADLRYNMELTLEEAVRGVTKEIEVPTLVHCETCDGSGAKKGTSAETCGTCHGHGQVQMRQGFFAVQQTCPTCHGKGKIIKDPCNECHGQGRKQKTKTLNVKIPAGVDTGDRIRLSGEGEAGEMGAPAGDLYVQVHVKDHHIFERDGNNLYCEVPVSFAMAALGGEVEVPTLDGRVSLKVPSETQTGRMFRMRGKGVKGVRGGGIGDLIVKLVVETPVNLSSRQKELLKEFEESCGGEAATKHKPKSEGFFNGVKKFFDDLTS, encoded by the coding sequence ATGTCAAAACGTGATTTTTACGAAGTATTAGGCGTAAGCCGTGATGCATCAGAACGTGATATCAAAAAGGCGTACAAGCGCCTTGCTATGAAATTCCACCCGGACCGTAACCAGGGTGATGATTCTGCTGCGGATAAGTTTAAAGAAGTAAAAGAAGCGTATGAAGTTCTCACTGACCCTCAGAAGAAAGCAGCGTACGATCAGTACGGTCATGCTGCTTTTGAACAAGGCGGCGGTGGTTTCGGTGGCGGCGGCTTTGGCGGCGGCGGTGCTGATTTCGGCGACATTTTTGGTGACGTATTCGGTGATATCTTTGGTGGCGGCCGTCGTGGTGGCGGTGGTGGTCATCGTGCACAACGTGGTGCTGACCTCCGTTACAACATGGAACTGACTCTAGAAGAAGCGGTTCGCGGTGTAACAAAAGAAATCGAAGTTCCAACACTGGTTCACTGTGAAACTTGTGATGGTAGCGGCGCGAAAAAAGGCACGTCAGCTGAAACCTGTGGTACTTGTCATGGCCACGGTCAAGTACAAATGCGTCAAGGTTTCTTCGCGGTTCAGCAAACTTGTCCAACCTGTCATGGTAAAGGTAAGATCATCAAAGACCCTTGTAACGAGTGTCATGGTCAGGGCCGCAAACAGAAAACTAAAACACTTAACGTTAAGATCCCTGCCGGTGTGGATACTGGCGACCGCATTCGTCTGTCTGGCGAAGGTGAAGCGGGAGAAATGGGCGCACCAGCAGGTGACCTATATGTTCAGGTACACGTAAAAGACCACCATATTTTTGAGCGTGACGGCAACAATCTATATTGTGAAGTACCAGTAAGTTTTGCAATGGCAGCACTAGGTGGTGAAGTAGAAGTACCAACATTAGATGGTCGAGTCAGCCTAAAAGTGCCATCAGAAACGCAAACTGGTCGTATGTTCCGTATGCGTGGTAAAGGTGTGAAAGGTGTTCGCGGTGGCGGTATCGGTGATCTGATCGTGAAGTTGGTGGTAGAAACTCCGGTTAACCTAAGTTCACGTCAGAAAGAGTTGTTGAAAGAGTTTGAAGAATCTTGTGGTGGCGAAGCGGCGACAAAACACAAGCCTAAGTCAGAAGGTTTCTTCAATGGCGTTAAAAAGTTCTTCGATGATCTGACGAGCTAA
- the dnaK gene encoding molecular chaperone DnaK produces MGKIIGIDLGTTNSCVAVLDGDKPRVIENAEGERTTASVIAYTDGETLVGQPAKRQAVTNPENTLFAIKRLIGRRFEDEEVQRDIEIMPYKIVKADNGDAWVEAKGQKMAAPQVSAEVLKKMKKTAEDFLGEEVTGAVITVPAYFNDAQRQATKDAGRIAGLEVKRIINEPTAAALAYGLDKKGGDRTIAVYDLGGGTFDISIIEIDEVEGEKTFEVLATNGDTHLGGEDFDNRLINYLVDEFNKEQGINLKNDPLAMQRVKEAAEKAKIELSSTSQTDVNLPYVTADATGPKHMNIKVTRAKLESLVEDLVQRSLDPLKVALADADLSVNDITDVILVGGQTRMPMVQAKVAEFFGKEARRDVNPDEAVAMGAAVQGGVLAGDVKDVLLLDVTPLSLGIETMGGVMTKLVEKNTTIPTKANQVFSTAEDNQSAVTIHVLQGERKQAMYNKSLGQFNLEGIQPAPRGMPQIEVTFDLDADGILHVSAKDKQTGKEQKITIQASGGLNDEEIEKMVQEAEANKEADKKFEELATARNQADQMIHGTRKQVEEAGEALPAEEKEKIEAAISELEEARKGEDKEAIDAKVQALMTAAQKLMEIAQQQAQAQQGAEAGAQQQSAQDDVVDAEFEEVKDDKK; encoded by the coding sequence ATGGGTAAAATCATTGGTATTGACTTAGGTACTACTAACTCATGCGTTGCTGTATTAGACGGCGACAAACCTCGTGTAATTGAAAACGCAGAGGGTGAACGTACTACTGCATCGGTTATTGCTTACACTGACGGTGAGACACTAGTAGGTCAGCCAGCAAAACGTCAAGCAGTAACTAACCCTGAAAACACGCTATTTGCTATTAAGCGTCTAATCGGTCGTCGTTTTGAAGACGAAGAAGTTCAGCGTGACATCGAAATCATGCCTTACAAAATTGTTAAGGCTGACAACGGTGACGCTTGGGTAGAAGCGAAAGGCCAAAAAATGGCGGCTCCTCAGGTTTCTGCTGAAGTACTTAAGAAAATGAAGAAAACTGCTGAAGACTTCCTAGGTGAGGAAGTCACTGGCGCAGTTATTACAGTACCTGCTTACTTTAACGATGCTCAGCGTCAAGCAACGAAAGATGCTGGCCGTATCGCAGGTCTAGAAGTTAAACGTATTATCAACGAACCAACGGCAGCTGCGCTAGCTTACGGTCTTGATAAGAAAGGCGGTGACCGCACTATCGCAGTATACGACCTTGGTGGTGGTACATTCGATATCTCAATCATCGAAATCGATGAAGTTGAAGGCGAGAAAACGTTCGAAGTTCTAGCAACTAACGGTGACACTCACCTAGGTGGTGAAGACTTTGATAACCGTCTGATCAACTACTTAGTTGACGAGTTCAACAAAGAGCAAGGCATCAACCTTAAGAACGATCCACTAGCAATGCAGCGTGTTAAAGAAGCAGCAGAAAAAGCGAAAATCGAGCTTTCTTCTACTTCTCAAACTGACGTAAACCTACCTTACGTTACTGCGGATGCAACTGGTCCTAAGCACATGAACATCAAAGTGACTCGTGCAAAACTAGAATCTCTAGTTGAAGACCTAGTACAACGTTCTTTAGACCCACTAAAAGTGGCTCTAGCTGACGCTGACCTATCAGTAAACGACATCACTGACGTAATCCTAGTAGGTGGTCAGACTCGTATGCCAATGGTTCAAGCTAAAGTCGCTGAGTTCTTTGGTAAAGAAGCTCGCCGTGACGTAAACCCAGATGAAGCAGTAGCAATGGGTGCTGCAGTTCAAGGTGGTGTACTTGCTGGTGATGTTAAAGACGTACTGCTTCTAGACGTAACTCCACTGTCTCTAGGTATCGAGACAATGGGTGGCGTAATGACTAAGCTGGTTGAGAAGAATACAACGATCCCAACTAAAGCGAACCAAGTTTTCTCTACAGCAGAAGACAACCAGAGCGCGGTAACTATCCACGTTCTGCAAGGTGAGCGTAAGCAAGCGATGTACAACAAGTCTCTAGGTCAATTCAACCTAGAAGGCATCCAGCCTGCACCACGTGGCATGCCACAAATCGAAGTAACTTTCGACCTTGATGCGGACGGTATCCTTCACGTATCAGCGAAAGATAAGCAGACTGGTAAAGAGCAGAAAATCACTATCCAAGCTTCTGGCGGTCTAAACGACGAAGAAATCGAGAAAATGGTTCAAGAAGCAGAAGCTAACAAAGAAGCGGACAAGAAGTTCGAAGAGCTAGCTACCGCACGTAACCAAGCAGACCAAATGATTCACGGTACTCGTAAGCAAGTGGAAGAAGCGGGTGAAGCACTTCCAGCTGAAGAGAAAGAGAAGATTGAAGCTGCAATTTCTGAGCTAGAAGAAGCGCGTAAAGGCGAAGATAAAGAAGCAATCGACGCTAAAGTTCAAGCGCTGATGACGGCTGCTCAAAAACTGATGGAAATCGCTCAGCAACAAGCTCAAGCACAACAAGGTGCTGAAGCTGGCGCTCAACAACAGTCTGCACAAGACGATGTTGTAGACGCAGAGTTCGAAGAAGTTAAAGACGATAAGAAGTAA
- the grpE gene encoding nucleotide exchange factor GrpE has protein sequence MSNEENKVTEEELDQIIEEAEKVEAAAQEAEVELEEIGDEKDAKIAQLEAALLSSETKVKDQQDAVLRAKADVENMRRRTEQEIDKARKYALNKFAEELLPVIDNLERAIQAADTENEVIKPVLEGVELTHKTFVDVVAKFGLKEINPEGEAFNPELHQAMSIQESPDHESNTVMFVMQKGYELNGRVVRPAMVMVAK, from the coding sequence ATGAGCAACGAAGAAAATAAAGTTACAGAAGAAGAGCTTGATCAAATCATCGAAGAGGCTGAGAAAGTCGAAGCAGCAGCTCAAGAAGCTGAAGTGGAGCTTGAAGAAATTGGTGATGAGAAAGACGCCAAAATTGCTCAACTAGAAGCAGCGCTACTGTCTAGCGAGACAAAAGTGAAAGATCAGCAAGACGCGGTTCTGCGAGCAAAAGCTGACGTAGAAAATATGCGTCGTCGTACTGAGCAAGAGATCGATAAAGCTCGTAAATACGCTCTTAACAAGTTTGCAGAAGAACTGCTTCCTGTGATTGACAACTTAGAGCGTGCGATACAGGCTGCTGATACGGAAAATGAAGTCATTAAGCCAGTCCTTGAAGGTGTGGAACTGACTCACAAAACCTTCGTTGATGTGGTTGCTAAATTTGGTTTGAAGGAAATCAATCCAGAAGGTGAGGCATTCAACCCTGAACTGCATCAGGCAATGTCTATCCAAGAAAGTCCGGATCACGAATCAAACACGGTTATGTTTGTTATGCAAAAAGGCTACGAACTAAACGGCCGCGTTGTTCGTCCTGCAATGGTTATGGTTGCTAAGTAA
- the nadK gene encoding NAD(+) kinase → MKNPCNVIAIIGKPRDQQAIQTHWELYQWLTSEGYQVFIDDRLTAILDEIPPQQFASLVELGQNADLAIVVGGDGNMLGAARILSRFDVPVIGVNRGNLGFLTDLNPDDFQAALKAVLAGEYIEEERFLLEAEVHRHGQIKSHNAALNEAVLHPGQIAHMIEFEVYIDETFAFSLRADGLIISTPTGSTAYSLSGGGPILSPSLNAVSLVPMFPHTLSSRPLVVDGKRRIKLIVSPENRGTQEVSCDGQVSLPVSPGDEIHIYQSPNVLKLIHPKDYSYYHVLRNKLGWSSKLF, encoded by the coding sequence ATGAAAAATCCATGTAACGTGATCGCGATAATCGGTAAACCAAGAGATCAACAAGCTATTCAAACTCATTGGGAGTTGTACCAATGGCTGACCTCAGAAGGTTACCAAGTCTTTATTGACGATCGTCTTACTGCAATTTTAGACGAGATCCCGCCACAGCAGTTTGCGAGCTTAGTCGAGCTAGGACAAAATGCAGACCTAGCGATTGTGGTCGGTGGTGATGGTAATATGCTCGGAGCCGCTCGAATTTTATCTCGTTTTGACGTTCCCGTAATTGGTGTCAACAGAGGTAACTTAGGCTTTCTGACGGATTTAAACCCAGACGATTTCCAAGCCGCTCTTAAAGCGGTGCTTGCCGGTGAGTATATTGAAGAAGAGCGTTTCCTACTTGAAGCGGAAGTGCATCGCCATGGTCAAATTAAAAGTCACAACGCCGCTTTAAACGAAGCCGTACTCCACCCTGGCCAAATCGCCCATATGATTGAATTTGAAGTGTATATCGACGAAACCTTCGCTTTTTCACTGCGTGCAGATGGCCTGATCATATCGACTCCGACAGGTTCAACCGCTTATTCGCTTTCTGGTGGTGGTCCAATTCTTTCTCCAAGTTTAAACGCAGTTTCTTTAGTGCCAATGTTCCCGCATACACTTTCCAGCCGCCCCTTGGTCGTCGATGGAAAACGCCGAATAAAACTGATTGTTTCTCCCGAGAATCGCGGTACACAAGAAGTGAGTTGTGATGGACAAGTTTCATTGCCGGTATCTCCAGGCGACGAGATCCACATTTACCAGAGCCCAAACGTCCTTAAGCTTATCCATCCAAAGGATTACAGCTACTACCACGTTCTGAGAAACAAATTAGGCTGGTCAAGTAAGCTCTTTTAA